DNA from Choristoneura fumiferana chromosome 6, NRCan_CFum_1, whole genome shotgun sequence:
aagGATTTTTATATATCTTTAGGGGCATACTTTTCTTTCAGAACTTCATCTGGTTCAATGCCGTAATAAATCTCAGTATCCCTAATGTATGCCCAAGACATTCTCTTCGACGAAAAGTGAACACCCACATCTCCATCCTTTGAAAGGGTTATGGCACCCGCAGTGTTATTTAATCTTTCAGTCATTCCTGAAACAAGAATTGATTTTATTCAACAAGAGCTTTgctcgttgttttttttttagggattACTTGCGTGTTTAtctgttcgtccgtctgtcGCAGCGAATTTGCTTCGAAACTACTAAACTAATTGAGGTGACAGTTGAAAATTGTCACAGCTGTTACCTACCAAAAAttctcgaaataaataaaaacaaaaattgctcgtttaaaggtaccTATTACACTtagaaaatgtaaaattttactcTCTCACCTATCACAGATTTTTTAGTGGCAATGTCAGCGTGGGTTCCATCTCtcatcgcatttataatactgtGAGCCAAACAATATTTCAGAATTGACTCTCCGTGacctgcaaaaaaataaaacagggCCTCTAAAAATTCTAAGTGATCAATTTTGTCGATCATCAAAAAGTGCAATACCTGTAGTTGATACGCCACCAACTTTATCGTCTGCATAAGTTCCGCTACCAATTTGTGGCGTGTCACCAATACGACCGACCGCCTTTCCACTCATACCGCCGGTACTAGTTGCAACCGCTACATGACCACCGGCATCAACAGCCACAGCACCAACTGTTCCTACACCCCCCTATAAATCACAGAAGCGTCACATCAGTGTTCTTTGTTTTAAATAGTTACATATCGTCtttgtcagtattttttttgttttgtaacgttATTATACTTAAGTCTAATTGGTACCTCATCTTGAAGGCCGATTTCTGTTCTTCCGAATTCACcatgttttaaaaagttttgtaaAGCGTCCTTCGCTTGTTGAGTTATCAATGATTCTGGTGGAACCGTTTCAAATCCCTGAAATTTTCATAGAGTTTAACGCTGCCAAACAAGATAAAGCAACAATATTTAGTAAAGACTATTTGTTAATTACCTTCTCTAAAGCAAATATTTTAGCACCCTCCGCACCTAACAAGGAATGAGGAGACTCCGTTAAGACCTTGTGAGCGATGCTAATGGGGTGTAAAAAGTCTTTGACAAGAGTTACTGCACCAACATCGAGGCTTTTTCCGCACATGATACTTGCTTCCATTTCCACCTCCCCACGAAGATTCAGTACAGAACCATAACCTGTAAAGTACggacttaatatttttttagcgctgtattaaagtaaataaaacaacattttaaGAAATACGAGTTTTCAAAATAACTGTTACCCAAATCGtcacaaattatttaaattacttaagtattttggtTTGTAATGTAATATACCCGCATTGAAATTTTCATCCAACTCCATTGAAACAACAGCAGCCTCGACAGCTTCTAGTGCACTGCCACCAGACTCCAAAACTCGATGACCAGCGATTACTGCAGCTTTTGTGCCATCCAACTTTCCTTTCACTCGACTTTGAGGAATATCCCCAGCTCCACCATGTACGATAATTATGGGCTTCATTTTACTTGCACAAATTTTTACcttaataaaatatgataaatgaaattaaaatatgatAACTGCTGATAGAATAAGGCAAtaaagattaaataaaacagtattCATGAACTGTGAGTATCGTAACGTTATCAAAGTTTAAGTCATCAGTTTTTACTACTTTACTTcgttacttaataataataattcatggCAATACACTGTAACTATTAAACAATCAATTTAAAATTCTTTCGTAACGTGGGCACAAGCAGTGTAAAGAAAGCCTGGTTCTGGCAACCCTACAAACCAAAATTGAATTGATTGAATCCAgttgttctagaaacttgaaatttagtaggtataaagCACAGGCCAATTAAGAGCAGGACTCTGATAACACAGGGTATCCTTGGATACCTACAAATTGGTACGGAATCCTCGATGCACTGTCCCTGATTAAAgaaagtttatttttctttgaccATGAAGGTTTCTTCCTCACTGGAAGCATTCATTTATGAGTATCAGCGTATCAGCTATAAGATTCTATCGTTATGAATTTACGTCAAACTGTCATTTTCTGTCAAATCAATAAATGGTGTAAGCTTCATTACAAGTACTTCTTCTTTTAGTGCCACTGAACAATGCCCGTATgggttttcaaaaaaaaatgctcATGAATATAATGGGTTGTAATTAAAACACGCAGCGCACGACGCTGTATGGTGCCGATATATGGCGTCGTGACGTGAACTTAAAACGGAGaaacggagcggaggcaacggagcgtTACGGAAGCAACGGAGCGAAGgaagtggagcggagcggaggcagtggagtggAGCAGAGACAAcggagtggaggcagcggagcggaggtagtGGAGTGGATAcagtggagtaaagcggagaCAGCGGAGCGGAGTACCACGGAGCAGAAGCAGCGGAGCTGAGCGGGGACTacgcagcggagcggagcggaggcagtggagtaaagaggagacaacggagcggaggcagtggagtaaagcggaAGCAACGGAGTGGTGACAGACAATGGAGCGGAAGCAGCAGAGCGGAGGTAGTGgagtagagcggaggcagtggagtaaagcggaggcagtggagtaaagcgAAGGCAACGGAGCGGAGCAGAGCTGCCTCCGCTTCACTTCCAGCCTCTACTCCACTCAGCAGCGTCCGCTCCggtccgctccactgcctccgctccgctgcctcctctcCGCAACCTCCGTTCCGCTACACTGCTTCCGCGCCGCTGCCTCTGCTACGTGGTACTCCGCTCCATTTCACTGTCTCCGCTTttctccgctgcctccgctccgctccactacctccgctccgctctactgcctctgctccgctgcctccacttTGATGCCTCTGCTCCGTGGTActccgctccactccgctgtctccgctttactccgctgcctccgctccgccccgCTCCGGTGGGGCTTCTATTTTCTACTCTGAGGTTCAAAAGGTAACGAACGAACCTATTATGAAATcagtgtatttttgttaaagaatACGAGCACTTGTAAATCTTGTCTACTTGTAAACAAATACATGCGACTCGTTGCGGTATTCCGAATGCAGCACGCTCATTGGCGGGCCGGCTGGTTACGGCGCGTGCGCGATCTCGTTCCCGCGCAGCGCACCACGACATGTGTTGctaattttcataaataaaaacgaattattaatttagttgctaagtcattatttacgatgctctttattgggggttgattttgattaaattactagacagatattgaagctcaaaaataaataaagtagctgacttacaatattagtcgccaaatcatcaattttggagataatatatttatttatttattttatttatttaacttaaaacaattaaacgcattacatttagtgttactcgccaaactgtaacgtttattggcgagaagcgctcaatttattttaagtacagtcaccagcattaatatctgccacagcggagcatgtaaaaatatctgacacgtccttccggccctagaaatagagccgtatcagatatttatgcacgcttgttgtgtcagatattggtgctggtgactgtacataactaCCTACCcacctcattctacattgtacaaacttgcaaacagaagtaacaaaagaaaaaaaatgtatatgcatataaaaaaaaacttctcacACATAGGTacaggtacataattattttggatCCCCGTGGACAAGGTTACCGAGAAGAGAATCcctcaatttaatttttaaacctgATTTACTTAGTTTAGGGGTCTTTCTTAGTAAACTAATTATCGGTAGCCgagttatattatttgttgtttgtaaattgtcgCTCGATTTTGTAATTCGCtggtaaagtcaaagtcaaagtcaaaatatctttattcaatttaggctataacaagcacttatgaatgtcaaaaaaaatctaccaccggttcggaaaaacctctgctgagaagaatccggcaagaaactcaacgaggtacattttttttttaaacagatttacaatattgtattgtaaagatggcatattagtttaatagaagctgttctattaacccgttgcttacatacaaatacagatgttccgttgcggatgctaaataaaactttagtcgctgcacttattatttcccgaatataattataaaaaataacttttttatgcATATTTCCCTAACGTGCTTGGCTTGCCAAACGAACTAAACGCCAATGGAAAGTTTTAATATATGCAACATGCAACACCTAGGTTGCTAACCTTTTTCTGTCGTGAATATTGTCAACAACAGCAGTTTTGTTTAGcttcaaaatgtaaatttatttgCCGTCTTATTAGGTTCGCTTATCGGTTATCTTATCTGTAAATGACAAAGAACCAGAAACACATACACAACTGCAATGCAGTATTCGATTACGTTGGTTTATACTATTTTGACATGGAGtttcatttattattgaaatttgaagcATAAACCTACATACTGACCTCTTTCTATAACTTATAACTACATAATGCAATGCACTGTGCGGCGCGCCTGACCAATGACCCTGGCCGACCGCAGAGTAGAGTAGAATTGACTCGACTAAGTCGTGGAACGTGGAAGACATTTTGAATTAtactcaaaaaaataatttaaagaaagaaatatttttgaattttgaatttaaaattagtattaaatttataattaatatttacacgTACCTCTGCTTGATTATGTTTAGCTGCCACTAGACAAAACAAagttaatgatattttttttatatcaagaGACGTGTAGCATTGAAACCTAACTAATTAAAGAAACTTTAGAATCTTGACAACGAACTGATTAACTCTAAACTATGATGATTATGTTTCTGAAATGCCAAATCTAAGACACGATTTATAATAAGTTTGTATATTTTtcattatgaaattaattatgcaatGCACGGGCAATGAAGTAGGAGACAGTTGAAACCTACCTATTCGAACAAGAACtaagtttagatatttttaagaaaTGTAAATCCTAACTAACtctaataacagactttgaaactTAACTAGACTAGTGAAACTAATAAATTGAAATCACGGCTTTGTAAACAACACAAAtcatttcattgtttgtcaggCAAGTCAGGGACATGACAACGAGATATCGTTTTTTTCATCGATATATGTATAGTATACAACTTCTAGTAATGTTCTCTTCCGATTCAAATCGCTAATAGTGATGAAAGTGTATGCTAGGCTTTATGAAAGAATGGTTTTGGTTTAGGAGTGAATTGGGAGTGAAGGataaaacgtagtggttatatggTTATATGCTCTTTGGTGAAGGAGTTGACTGACTGACAtaaagtgagtgaatgaaattaaattaaaaaatggtgGATTGTGGTTCGTGAATAAGATGTGGTGatggaaacacataaaattaaaatgttttaaccgtgtataaatagtttaataatgataaaatgTCGACTCCAGCATCAGATCGAAAGTATGGAGCTCAAAAGATACGTCTCACAAGTACGTAGATTTTTTACTAATTGAAATACTTCCGCAATTTGAATGGTGTATTTTGCTTTTGGTTACAATCTACTCAATATTGTTACAATTTACAGTTTTGTGCGCAAGAAACTTGGCCAGAAGAGATCTTTTTCGTaagtaaacttttatatttgtcCTATTGTTATCAGTATGCAAATGGAGGTCTTCCTAACTCAAGGTCTGAGAAATAAGGCAGTGAGGTTTGGTGCGTACGAACGCGAAATTGTCGTGCGAACACAAATTGCTCTTAtgataatttagttatttagatTGGTTAGGATTACCTAAACGCAAATAtgaaatacttttacttttgttgttatgaattttgataaatAGTAGTAAATTTTTGTCCTAATTGTAGGAATGCCAGATCCATTTGCCAAAATATCAGTGAACGGAAATGGCCAGGTTTATTCTACAACCGCTGTGAAAGCAACACTGGATCCAAAGTGGAATACTCATTATGACTTGTATCTCACCAAAGGAGATGGGATCACTATCAGGTACCACCCgaacttttattaatttttgtaaaataatctCTTTACTTGTGTTTTCTTGCAAGCCGTGGTGTATGTGTAGAGAATTCTACTCCTGATTAGCTTTCAGTGAGAAGGGAGCCCTATCTAATGAACTCTGTTCTgaatttaaatcttaaaatgCTATGCTATATTATGcttatatttttctgttaaaaatgtgATATCCAATCACCACCAGGTGAGTATAGCTAAATAATATCCAAAGACTCGTATCACCTTTGCAGGTTTTGTTCACATTCATTTTTGAGACATCTTAAGGTTCCAATCTGTATGATATGATATAATAAGTTGTCTAGccaattgtattattatttttatctaatgctgtttataaataattattcaaaacTTGCTTTTCCTTTCAGCATTTGGAATCAGCGGAAAGTCCAGAAGAGACAAGGATCAGGATTCCTTGGTTGTGTCCGTATTCTGCCTTCCACAGTGCACAAATTAAAGGACACAGGCTGTGAGTCATTCTCCATTATTAAGTTACAGTGGGGCATGGTTTTGTTGTGGGCTATATTTATGAAGAATGCCAAGTTCTTAGcatcattgtttgttattagTCATGGTGTGCAGTATGTTTAATTCTGTGGTAAACCTTTTTTGTGTTATAATTAGGTCTTAAGTTTTTGAGGTTTAGTAGGTATAAGCCTATACTCTTGGTTTGTcatatctcactaatattattaatgcaaaagtttgtaagtctgtttgtttgttacctcttcacatctgcatcgctgaactgatttagatgaaattcggtatccAGATAGTTTTGAGTTCCGGGGAAAGACAGAGGATAGtatttatcctggaaaattccTATAGTTCCTGGCATAgccataaacgaattctatgcggaaaaagtcGCGGCAACAGCTATACTTGAAacattaactaaatataaacaaacttcagctgccagactTGGtgcattcaaggattttaaacattttacttatctatatcattttaatacaaactagactggtgtatttcaatacagaaatgtaaatgtttagatagatTAATGGGGGATGTTCAATGTTTAAGACACTAATTGaggttgttttgtttacatttcgtTAGACACATCTAAACCAAGTCTAggtgataataattaaaaacttaatttgaaTGCTAACTGATATCAATGAGTTAGCCAGAAAGAAGACAATAGGGAAATTATTAAATCTAACTCATATTTGCATAAGCaggaaatattttatctttatcaatgcaacaatgaaaattatagaaTGATTTTCAGAActtattgttacaaaatatctttattgattttaaatattttaatattcacaGAATTATGACACATAGTTTGCCTCTTTCAGATCAATGTCTTGAGCTTTGTGAAGACGGTTCTGGTGAAACATGCGGTGTCAGAGGTCAAGTGATAGTGTCTTTGCTATCTCGTGATGGGGCCAGGGGCGAGCCGGCGTCTGCGGCAGGCGAGGGCTCCCCGCTAGCGGTGGTAGGCCCAGCAGGCGAAGTCCGGGCTCCCCGGGAACCCCCACTACAAAACATTGCCCCGCAGCCATTGCCACAACACTGGGAAGAGAGATTCACGTCTAGCGGCAGGTAATTAGCGTATCTTGTCTGTCTGGCACTCCAATTAGCATACCATGTCTCTAAATTATCTAATAAAGAGATGCTAATTGTAGATTGCATACTATGTAACAGAGTTTCGTTACGCTTTTGCCATAATTATGCatgcatgttgtttttttgaGTTAAACTTAAGGTGGCATCTAATTTGTTCTGTGCATTTCAAGATCAAGAATATTAATACAGTTTGTATGTTTTCTTAAGTAAACACTTAATTAGCTTGAATTCTAGTGGATTAGCTTGTTAAAGtggcaatttatttatttccatttgtttgttgaagtggcaatgagcaagCCATATAGCACAGAGAACAGATGGTGTTTGGGGCCAAAAGTTTTAGAATGGAGTCTGTGGATTGGCAAGCACAgtgtaggatgtccaccaataAAATGGGTGGATGAACTAGTTAAAGCTGCGGTTTCATGAGatatgcaggctgcttccaaccaaagcaactggaggtctataggtgatgcctatgtccaacagtggacatcctatgcctacgactgatatgatgatgataatgatgatgaaacaaacaCTCAATACTTTTAGTCTACATGTTGTCCAGTTGTATGACATCACATGCTATTTACAAACAAACTGAGAAATGCGAATTACACTGGAGTAAGTTTATACATTATTCAGCATTGTTGTGATTTCTGAGAATCAGCTCATATTCTGGCATGTGTCAGTCTTCATGTACCAACGTAATGATGGAGTATATGCTAGGAGTGATTTTATCTGGGATTGGCAAATATTGCATTTGGTTTTAACTTAATGAGTCTTTTCATTTGGTTGAAACTACAATAACTGTAGTATGCAATAAATGGTTTGCTGAGGATTGCCATCAAAGAGGTGCTATTATTTCTTTTATCTAGGCTAGGTTGTGAGatctattaatttaatttaagtgtaCATGTAAATTCTAGGCCACATGATTATTAATAGGGTGTGGTATAGTCTCATTAGTATGCCTAAATAATTGTCGCCTGGTAAGTGTACAACAACAATGTATGCTGTGATAAGTGGTAATGCCCTTCTGTAATTTACACATATTTCTACAAGATcaagataaaatctcgaaatatcaacgTTGGCTTTAAGtcatatgaaatttggcatggttgttgtAATGCAACATCAATGATGACCACAAACGacaatgtaattttagggaattcccaccgGAATTTTA
Protein-coding regions in this window:
- the LOC141429126 gene encoding probable isoaspartyl peptidase/L-asparaginase GA20639 isoform X1 translates to MLPVRKKPSWSKKNKLSLIRDSASRIPYQFVKICASKMKPIIIVHGGAGDIPQSRVKGKLDGTKAAVIAGHRVLESGGSALEAVEAAVVSMELDENFNAGYGSVLNLRGEVEMEASIMCGKSLDVGAVTLVKDFLHPISIAHKVLTESPHSLLGAEGAKIFALEKGFETVPPESLITQQAKDALQNFLKHGEFGRTEIGLQDEGGVGTVGAVAVDAGGHVAVATSTGGMSGKAVGRIGDTPQIGSGTYADDKVGGVSTTGHGESILKYCLAHSIINAMRDGTHADIATKKSVIGMTERLNNTAGAITLSKDGDVGVHFSSKRMSWAYIRDTEIYYGIEPDEVLKEKYAPKDI
- the LOC141429126 gene encoding probable isoaspartyl peptidase/L-asparaginase GA20639 isoform X2, yielding MSVLHSEYRNESHVKICASKMKPIIIVHGGAGDIPQSRVKGKLDGTKAAVIAGHRVLESGGSALEAVEAAVVSMELDENFNAGYGSVLNLRGEVEMEASIMCGKSLDVGAVTLVKDFLHPISIAHKVLTESPHSLLGAEGAKIFALEKGFETVPPESLITQQAKDALQNFLKHGEFGRTEIGLQDEGGVGTVGAVAVDAGGHVAVATSTGGMSGKAVGRIGDTPQIGSGTYADDKVGGVSTTGHGESILKYCLAHSIINAMRDGTHADIATKKSVIGMTERLNNTAGAITLSKDGDVGVHFSSKRMSWAYIRDTEIYYGIEPDEVLKEKYAPKDI
- the LOC141429126 gene encoding probable isoaspartyl peptidase/L-asparaginase GA20639 isoform X3 codes for the protein MKPIIIVHGGAGDIPQSRVKGKLDGTKAAVIAGHRVLESGGSALEAVEAAVVSMELDENFNAGYGSVLNLRGEVEMEASIMCGKSLDVGAVTLVKDFLHPISIAHKVLTESPHSLLGAEGAKIFALEKGFETVPPESLITQQAKDALQNFLKHGEFGRTEIGLQDEGGVGTVGAVAVDAGGHVAVATSTGGMSGKAVGRIGDTPQIGSGTYADDKVGGVSTTGHGESILKYCLAHSIINAMRDGTHADIATKKSVIGMTERLNNTAGAITLSKDGDVGVHFSSKRMSWAYIRDTEIYYGIEPDEVLKEKYAPKDI